From the Bacteroidia bacterium genome, one window contains:
- a CDS encoding ATP-binding protein, with product MKCRLHKIEITNFKAFREFTLNLEGRHLLVYGENGSGKSSLYWALYTFLQSARKPKNSIAKYFEPAGPENLLNLHEQADAAPKLGEIALTLRDVATKNDTTYRISQVDHGTFKQPLIEKGDLASDFITYRFFFGFSHFRNSEKFNLWPIFEKEILPFCVSTSGVVPQDMWFRIRKGDPNPTGSRGLGGTYSYDEFRHNTDVFARTLSSIVDSISNEAQNFYNKHFAAGDVAPIILKLKVTVPPSFIGTSQKNRQFQIPVIELGIQIGGRIVNRPQVFLNEAKLTQLALSVRFAASLVNLHDSDFKLLVLDDLLVSLDMSNRMKVVEILLTDAALADYQKIILTHDLGFFREFHRTIGQCHPDWSFISLVGNPAANITCKEEKTGLKKAEEYLHGHNLDEAAVCLRKAAEDMAKRYREWAEQKKLPPGEFFTLTENLRAAKKKLQEKIPTQLYDRVLNITPPTHREHLIPAGDDDVDVLPGLDIADRGKLKNSRKHLRSLLKDENWKVMENIKLIDEVLKTTERVLNPSAHGGDTPLYEHEVQKALDLIAKLEKCLA from the coding sequence ATGAAATGCCGACTTCACAAGATAGAGATCACCAATTTCAAAGCCTTCCGCGAGTTTACCCTTAATCTTGAGGGTCGCCACCTCCTCGTTTACGGCGAAAACGGATCCGGAAAATCCTCCCTTTATTGGGCGCTCTACACCTTCCTCCAAAGCGCTCGAAAGCCGAAGAACTCCATCGCCAAATACTTCGAACCCGCTGGACCAGAGAACCTCCTCAACCTTCACGAGCAGGCGGATGCGGCACCCAAGCTTGGAGAAATCGCACTGACTCTTCGCGATGTCGCCACGAAGAACGACACCACCTACCGCATCAGCCAGGTAGACCACGGAACCTTCAAGCAGCCATTGATTGAGAAGGGCGATCTTGCAAGTGATTTCATCACCTACCGCTTTTTTTTCGGCTTTTCCCACTTCCGCAACTCCGAGAAGTTCAACCTCTGGCCTATCTTCGAGAAGGAAATCCTACCGTTTTGCGTGAGCACTAGTGGCGTTGTCCCACAGGACATGTGGTTTCGGATTCGCAAAGGCGATCCAAATCCAACCGGAAGTCGGGGTTTAGGCGGCACCTATTCCTACGACGAGTTCAGACATAACACGGATGTCTTTGCGAGGACGCTCTCCAGCATCGTTGATTCCATAAGTAACGAAGCTCAGAACTTCTACAACAAACACTTTGCTGCCGGTGATGTCGCTCCCATTATCCTTAAGCTCAAAGTCACCGTCCCACCATCATTCATTGGAACGAGCCAGAAGAATAGACAGTTTCAGATTCCAGTCATTGAGTTAGGGATACAGATTGGTGGGAGAATCGTAAATCGTCCTCAGGTGTTTCTGAACGAGGCAAAGCTCACTCAACTCGCCCTTTCAGTCCGCTTCGCTGCATCACTAGTCAATCTACACGACTCCGATTTCAAGCTTCTCGTGCTAGACGATTTGTTAGTCAGCCTTGACATGAGCAACCGAATGAAGGTAGTCGAAATCCTTCTGACTGATGCGGCCTTAGCTGATTACCAAAAGATCATTCTCACTCACGATCTAGGTTTTTTCCGTGAATTTCACCGTACGATTGGTCAATGTCACCCGGATTGGAGCTTCATCAGTTTGGTGGGTAACCCAGCAGCCAACATCACCTGCAAGGAGGAGAAAACCGGTCTAAAAAAAGCCGAAGAGTACCTGCACGGCCACAACCTCGATGAAGCCGCCGTCTGCCTCCGCAAAGCCGCTGAGGACATGGCCAAACGCTACCGCGAATGGGCCGAACAGAAAAAACTCCCTCCAGGCGAGTTTTTCACGCTCACGGAAAACCTTCGCGCCGCAAAAAAGAAGCTGCAGGAAAAAATACCAACTCAACTCTACGACCGCGTGCTCAATATCACACCCCCGACGCACCGGGAGCACCTCATCCCCGCAGGCGATGACGATGTGGACGTTCTACCCGGCCTCGACATCGCCGACCGAGGTAAGCTCAAGAATTCCCGCAAGCACCTTCGTTCTCTTCTCAAGGACGAAAACTGGAAGGTGATGGAAAACATCAAACTTATTGACGAAGTCCTCAAGACCACCGAACGCGTCCTGAACCCCAGCGCCCACGGTGGTGATACTCCGCTCTACGAACATGAGGTCCAAAAAGCCCTCGACCTCATTGCCAAGCTCGAGAAGTGCCTTGCATGA